The window CACGCGCCCGGCGGCGGGCACTTCGCCGACGTGCTGACCGACCGGACGGTGCTGGACGTGCGCCGGCGCGGCAAGTACCTGTGGCTGCCGCTGGACAGCGGCGACGCCGTGATCGGGCACCTGGGCATGTCGGGTCAGCTGCTGGTGCAGCCGGCCGACGCCCCCGACGAGACGCACCTGCGGGTCCGGTTCCGGTTCTCCGACGACGGTCCCGAGCTGCGTTTCGTCGACCAGCGCACGTTCGGCGGCCTGTCGGTCTCGGCCGGGGGCGCCGAGCTGCCGGCGGAGATCGCGCACATCGCGCGGGACCCGATGGACCCGCAGTTCTCCGACGCGGCGTTCGTCGCCGCGCTGCGCCGGCGGCGTACGGAGGTCAAGCGGGCGCTGCTGGACCAGACGCTGATCTCCGGCGTGGGCAACATCTACGCCGACGAGGCGCTGTGGCGGGCGAGGCTGCACGGCGCCCGCCCCACCGACGCGCTGACCGGCCCGGCCGCGCTGCGGCTGCTGGGCCACGTCCGGGACGTCCTCGGCGAGGCGATCAAGTCCGGCGGCACCAGCTTCGACGCCCTCTACGTCAACGTGAACGGGGAGAGCGGCTACTTCGACCGGGCGTTGAACGTCTACGGCCGGGAGGGGCTGCCGTGCCACCGGTGCGGCGCACCGGTGCGCCGCGAGGCGTTCATGAACCGTTCGTCGTACAGTTGCCCGCGCTGCCAGCCCCGCCCCCGGGCGGCCCTGCGGGGCTGACCCCACGCGGTCTCCGGGGCACGGGCGGCGCGTTCGCCCGGCCCGGCCCGCGAGGAGGTGCCGGTGGTCAGGGCGCCGCGCAGGGGAGTCGCCACGCGTCGAGCCGGCGTTCCTTGCGGATCGAGGAGAGACCGTAGCCCAGCGTGGTGACGCAGAAGTCCGTCGTCGAGCCGGCGTACTCCACGTGGAACACCGGCTTGCCCGCCTCGACGAACGGCAGCAGCCGGGCGCACTGGTCCAGCCGCACGCACTCCTCGTTGACGGCGAAGTCGAAGTCCGGGGCCAGTGCGGCCACCTGCCCCAGGTCGTTGATCAGGCCGGGGGAGAGGCTCAGCGAGCGGGCCAGCTCGGCCAGCCGGCGGTTGAACCGCAGTTGGTCGTCGAAGTCGAGCGGGAAGCCGGACCGGTGCGCGTACCCGTCGGCGTCGGCCAGGGCGACCGCCCCGAAGCCCTTGCCCCGGCAGAGCCGGAACCGGTCGGCCAGCACCGGCCGCAGCGCGTCCCACTGCCGTACGTCGAGCCAGCGGCCCTGCGGCCGGCGGGACGCGGCACCCCGTACGGCGGCCGGGAGACGGTCCGCGTCCGGGTCGGTCGGCAGGACGGAACCGACGTGCACCTGGCAGACCAGCCGGCGGTCCCGGGAGCGCAGCTCGGCGGTCTGCGCGGCGGTGGTGGAGACCGGGTCGAGCAGGAAGACGTCGGCGTCGACGGTGAGGTCCAGCACGCCGCTGAGCTGCCACTGCCACTGCCACCGGCCCGCCGACGCCGCCGGCCAGGCGGTCGGGGCACCGGGCGCGGCCAGGTCCGGCCGGCAGGCGGCGAGCACGCTCAGCAGGACGAGCGCGGCGCAGGCCGGCAGGGCCCGGCGCAGGCCCCACCCCACGGCGCGCGTACGCGGCCGGATCCGCATCGGCAGCTCCCGGGTCGCGGGCGGCGGCACACCGCCCGGAGCGGGTACGCCGTGTCGGCGTACCTCACCCGGTCAAACGAGTACGGCCCCGGCCACGACTCGCGTTCAGCGCGGCGCGGCGAAGACCTGCGTCCAGTACGGCCCGTTGCTGTTGGCGACGCCGACGCCGATCTCGGTGAAGGCGCAGTTCAGGATGTTGGCCCGGTGGCCGGAGCTGTTCATCCAGGCGTCCATGACGGCGGCCGGCGTCTTCTGGTTCCAGGCGACGTTCTCGCCGTAGGTGCGCCAGGAGTAGCCGACCCGGTCCAGCCGGGTCCCGACGTTGCTGCCGTCGCTGCCCGTGTGCGACATGTTCCGGTGGTCGGCCTGGTCCTGGCTGTGCCGCTGGGCGGCGGTCGTCAGCTTGTCGTCGACGCTCACCGCGCCGCAGCCGGCCTTGGCGCGCTCGGCGTTGACCAGGGCGACCACCTGGCTGGCCTGGCTACCGCCCCCGCTGCTGACCGGGGCCTTCGTGCCGCCGCCGGCCGGCGCCGTGCTCCGCTCGGCGCTGCGCCGCGAGGGCGCGGTGGTACGCGACGGCGCCGGCGTCGGCCTGGTGCTCTTCGTGGCCGACGGGGTGGGCCTGGCGGTGGTCGGCGCGGTGGTCGGCGCGGTGCTCGGGGTGGGCGGGGCGAGCGTGTCGCCGGGCGCCGGCGCGCCGCCCGGCAGCACCGGGGCGGCGGCGACCGTGTCGTCGACGGCGGTGGGGTCGGTCGCCGGGCCGTCGCCGGTCAGCGCGACCGCGCCGACGCCGAGGCTCACCACCAGCGTGGCGGCCGCGGCGGCACCGCCGATCACCAGCGGGCGGGGGAAGCGGCGGCGGGGGCGGTGGCGGCCCTCGGCGGTGGCCGGCGCCGTCGCGGCCGTCGCGGCCCGGAGCGCGGCGAGGTCGACGGGGGCGGTCGGGTCGTCGACCGGCCAGGCGCCGGCGGTCCGGTCCGCGGGGAAGGGGCGCTCCGCCGGGTACGCCCCGTCCGCCGGGCTGGCGGACCCGGGGGCCCAGCGGGGGTCCGGCTCGGCCTGCCAGCGGTCGGTGGGCTCGGGCCGCCAGGTCGCGGTCGCGTCGGTGGTCTGCGGCTGCCAGGTCCCGGCCGGCGCGGCGGGCTCGGGCTGCCAGCGGGCGGTCGGCTGGTCGCGGTGCCACTCGTCGGCGGGCTGCTCCGGGTCGTCCCCGAAGAGGTAGGCGGACCTCGGCTCCGGACGGTCGGTGAGCCAGGCCGGCGGCTCCTCGCCCAGCGGCTGCTCGCGGCGCCGGTCGGCGCCGTCCGGGTGGTACGGGTCGGTCCAGCCGTACACGCCTCTGCCTCCAGGGGGTCGGTTGCGGGCCGGGGTGACGCTACGTGGCGGGCGTGAACAGCGGCAACGTGGCTAAGGAAGAGTTAAGGGGAAGCCGGACGGCAGGGTGGGGACTTCCCGGGATCCGAGGCGTAGAGTCAAGGTGTCCGGACAGAGTGTGTCCGCGCCTTGTGGCAGCCCCCCGGCAAGTGGACAGGCCGACGTGGAAATGATCTACGGCCTGCGAGAACTTGACGAAAGAGGGGGTGTCGGCTCAATATGTAGGTGTCGCCAGTCGCGCCCGGTCATGCCCAGAATCGCCTGGGATGACAGCCGCGTACACATTTGGGCGCGCGTTGGCCGGCCCTTCCGGCAGCGCATATCAAGGAGTCAACATGGCTAAGGCCCTGTACGGCCACGTAGGTGCGGCGCCCGATCGGCGTCTGCTCGACGAGGTCACCCGACTGCGTACCACGGTTCGGGCTCTGGAGTTCGAGATCACGCGGCTGCGTGCCGAGAACGATCGGCTCGCGGCGGCTGCGGCGGAGGCGGACGATCTGCTTCGTCTGGCCGAGCCCGCGCTGACCTGATCTCCAGATCGCAAAACTGAATCGCATCACGCAAAAAGAGCGCGCCGACACTTCTGTGCCGGCGCGCAGCTCTGTCCGCACCCCTTTTCGCCGCACCAATTCGTGATCTTGTGCGGCCCGCCGCGACGATTCCCGTACGACTCCGGCCGACGGATGGTCCGCACCCGGGCGGGCCGGCCCGCGTCACCTGGGACGGGCGCCCGGCGGTCGCCAGGCGGGTCGCGTGCCCGGCGGTTCCCGGTCCCGGGTTAGTCTGCGGGTTCACCCAGGTCCGCGCAGCCGGCGACGGTACGGCGGCCACCGGACGAGGATCGAGAAGGTGCATCTCAAGAGCCTGACGGTGAAGGGCTTCAAGTCCTTCGCCTCCGCGACGACGCTCAAGCTGGAGCCGGGGATCACCTGCGTGGTCGGCCCCAACGGCTCCGGCAAGTCCAACGTCGTCGACGCCATCGCCTGGGTGCTCGGCGAGCAGGGCGCCAAGGCGCTGCGCGGCGGCAAGATGGAGGACGTCATCTTCGCCGGCACCGCCGGCCGGGCCCCGCTGGGCCGGGCCGAGGTGACCCTCACGATCGACAACACCGACGGCGCGCTGCCGATCGAGTACACCGAGGTGTCGATCACCCGCCGGATGTTCCGCTCCGGCGAGAGCGAGTACGAGATCAACGGCGACACCTGCCGGCTGCTCGACATCCAGGAGCTGCTGTCGGACTCCGGCATCGGCCGGGAGATGCACATCATCGTCGGCCAGGGGCGACTCGACGGGATGCTGCACGCCAAGCCGGAGGACCGGCGGTCGTTCGTCGAGGAGGCGGCCGGCGTCCTCAAGCACCGCAAGCGCAAGGAGAAGGCGCTGCGGAAGCTCGACGCGATGCAGACGAACCTCAACCGGCTCACCGACCTCACCGCCGAGCTGCGCCGCCAGCTCAAGCCGCTGGGCCGGCAGGCGGAGGTGGCCCGCCGTGCCGCCGCCATCCAGGCCAACCTGCGCGACGCCCGGCTACGGCTGCTCGCCGACGACCTGGCCACCCTGCGCGCCACCCTGGACCGGGAGATCGCCGACGAGACCGCCGTGCGCGAGCGGCGCGAGCAGGTCGAGGCCGAACACACCGAGGTGCAGGCGCGGCTGGCCGAGCTGGAGGCGGCCCTCGCCGAGGACGCGCCGCTGCTGGCCGCCGCGCAGGACACCTGGTACAAGCTCTCCGCCCTCTCCGAGCGGTTCCGCTCCATCGAGCAGCTCGCCCGGGAACGGCTGCGGCACCTCAGCGCCACTCCCGACGACGAGCGCCCCGGTCGCGACCCCGAGCAGTTGGAGGCCGAGGCCGAGCGGATCCGGGAGCAGGAGGAGGAGCTGCGCGGCGCGCTCACCGACGACCAGATCCGGCTGGCCGAGGCCGTCGAGCACCGCCAGGAGCTGGAGCGGCAGCTCGCCGCCGCCGAACGCGAGCTGGTCGCCGCGGCCAAGGCGATCGCCGACCGGCGGGAGGGCCTGGCCCGGCTGACCGGTCAGGTCAACTCCGCCCGCGCCCGGACCACCAGCGCCGGCGAGGAGATCGAGCGGCTCGCCACCGCGCACGCCGACGCGCTGGCCCGGGCCGACCAGGCCCAGGCCGAACTCGACGCGGTCGCCGAGCAGTCCACCGAGGCGGACCGGGACAACGCCGACCTCGACGCCCGGCACGCCGAGGCGGTCGCCGCCCAGGAGCGGGCGCAGGCCACCGTGCGGTCACTTACCGACGCGGAGCGGACGGCGGAGAAGGACGCCGCCACCTGGAAGGCGCGGGAGGAGGCGCTCGCCCTCGGCCTGCGCCGCAAGGACGGCGCGGGCGCGCTGCTGGCCCGCGCCGACGAGGTCCCGGGCCTGCTGGGCAGCCTGGCCGGGCTGCTCACGGTCGCGCCCGGGCAGGAGGCCGCGCTCGCCGCCGCGCTCGGCGGGCTCGCCGACGCGGTCGCGGTCAGCGGCGTCGACGAGGCGGTCGAGGCCATGCGGCTGCTGAAGATCTCCGACGCCGGTCGCGCCGGCCTGCTGGTCGGCAGCCCCGCCGGGCCGGGCATGGACGGGCCCGCCGACGCGCTGCGGCCGAAGCTGTCCGACGGCGCCCGCTGGGCGCCCGACCTGGTGGAGTGCTCCCCGCAGCTCCGCCCGGCGGTGCACCGGGCGCTGCGCGACGTGGTGCTGGTCGACGACCTCGCCGCCGCGGCCGAGGTGGTCGCCGGCAACCCGGAGCTGCGCGCGGTC is drawn from Micromonospora sp. NBC_01740 and contains these coding sequences:
- the mutM gene encoding bifunctional DNA-formamidopyrimidine glycosylase/DNA-(apurinic or apyrimidinic site) lyase, yielding MPELPEVETVRQGLARWVTGRRISAVEVRHPRAVRRHAPGGGHFADVLTDRTVLDVRRRGKYLWLPLDSGDAVIGHLGMSGQLLVQPADAPDETHLRVRFRFSDDGPELRFVDQRTFGGLSVSAGGAELPAEIAHIARDPMDPQFSDAAFVAALRRRRTEVKRALLDQTLISGVGNIYADEALWRARLHGARPTDALTGPAALRLLGHVRDVLGEAIKSGGTSFDALYVNVNGESGYFDRALNVYGREGLPCHRCGAPVRREAFMNRSSYSCPRCQPRPRAALRG
- a CDS encoding endo alpha-1,4 polygalactosaminidase — its product is MRIRPRTRAVGWGLRRALPACAALVLLSVLAACRPDLAAPGAPTAWPAASAGRWQWQWQLSGVLDLTVDADVFLLDPVSTTAAQTAELRSRDRRLVCQVHVGSVLPTDPDADRLPAAVRGAASRRPQGRWLDVRQWDALRPVLADRFRLCRGKGFGAVALADADGYAHRSGFPLDFDDQLRFNRRLAELARSLSLSPGLINDLGQVAALAPDFDFAVNEECVRLDQCARLLPFVEAGKPVFHVEYAGSTTDFCVTTLGYGLSSIRKERRLDAWRLPCAAP
- a CDS encoding CAP domain-containing protein, with amino-acid sequence MYGWTDPYHPDGADRRREQPLGEEPPAWLTDRPEPRSAYLFGDDPEQPADEWHRDQPTARWQPEPAAPAGTWQPQTTDATATWRPEPTDRWQAEPDPRWAPGSASPADGAYPAERPFPADRTAGAWPVDDPTAPVDLAALRAATAATAPATAEGRHRPRRRFPRPLVIGGAAAAATLVVSLGVGAVALTGDGPATDPTAVDDTVAAAPVLPGGAPAPGDTLAPPTPSTAPTTAPTTARPTPSATKSTRPTPAPSRTTAPSRRSAERSTAPAGGGTKAPVSSGGGSQASQVVALVNAERAKAGCGAVSVDDKLTTAAQRHSQDQADHRNMSHTGSDGSNVGTRLDRVGYSWRTYGENVAWNQKTPAAVMDAWMNSSGHRANILNCAFTEIGVGVANSNGPYWTQVFAAPR
- the smc gene encoding chromosome segregation protein SMC; amino-acid sequence: MHLKSLTVKGFKSFASATTLKLEPGITCVVGPNGSGKSNVVDAIAWVLGEQGAKALRGGKMEDVIFAGTAGRAPLGRAEVTLTIDNTDGALPIEYTEVSITRRMFRSGESEYEINGDTCRLLDIQELLSDSGIGREMHIIVGQGRLDGMLHAKPEDRRSFVEEAAGVLKHRKRKEKALRKLDAMQTNLNRLTDLTAELRRQLKPLGRQAEVARRAAAIQANLRDARLRLLADDLATLRATLDREIADETAVRERREQVEAEHTEVQARLAELEAALAEDAPLLAAAQDTWYKLSALSERFRSIEQLARERLRHLSATPDDERPGRDPEQLEAEAERIREQEEELRGALTDDQIRLAEAVEHRQELERQLAAAERELVAAAKAIADRREGLARLTGQVNSARARTTSAGEEIERLATAHADALARADQAQAELDAVAEQSTEADRDNADLDARHAEAVAAQERAQATVRSLTDAERTAEKDAATWKAREEALALGLRRKDGAGALLARADEVPGLLGSLAGLLTVAPGQEAALAAALGGLADAVAVSGVDEAVEAMRLLKISDAGRAGLLVGSPAGPGMDGPADALRPKLSDGARWAPDLVECSPQLRPAVHRALRDVVLVDDLAAAAEVVAGNPELRAVTPDGDVVGAYAAAGGSAKAPSFIEVQAAVEEARSNRLAAEVTGAELREQLVDARAEVAAAKETVQHAAAAKREAESHRNAAARRLAELGAAARSAKAETDRLGESRARAEAARERDLLTLAELEERLRLAEETPVDAEPSTEERDQLAAMVPQARQNEMEVRLAVRTAEERVSSIAGRADSLRRQATAERAARERAAARRAARTRGAGIARAVAGGAREALTRLATSIAAAEEHRDAVARERAAREAELQEVRGAAKRLGAELERLTSQVHRDEVARAEQRLRIEQLEAKAAEDFGLDVETLVAEYGPAQPVPPTQADVAAAERDGLPVPEPVRYERPVQEKRAAKAERELALLGKVNPLALEEFAALEERYKFLSEQLEDLKATRRDLLTVVKDVDDRILEVFASAFADTAREFQQVFTVLFPGGEGRLVLTDPDDLLTTGIEVEARPPGKKIKRLSLLSGGERSLTAVAMLVAIFRARPSPFYIMDEVEAALDDVNLGRLITLLAQLREKSQLIVITHQKRTMEVADALYGVTMRNGVTQVISQRLNRADGDERRGRGEENE